Proteins encoded within one genomic window of Flavobacterium sp. NG2:
- a CDS encoding outer membrane protein assembly factor BamD: protein MKKLVSLLFLVLFFSSCNEYQKALKNEDIGVKYDMGTKLYEEGKYSKAIRLFEQIATSYRGKPQAQKLFYMFSQSYYKTNQFYLAGYQFESFVSSYPKSEKVEEAAFLGAKSYSKLSPVYSLDQTDTYKGIEKLQNFIDTYPNSTYMAEANELVRKLSQKIEKKVYENAKGYNTISDYKSALVAFDLFINDYPGTPYKEDALFYKFDSAYKLGINSVSDKMEERLLVAKKAYASLIDFKADTKYKKEADEMLARVEQDLQKFTK, encoded by the coding sequence ATGAAAAAATTAGTATCGTTATTATTTCTTGTCCTGTTCTTTTCTTCTTGTAATGAATATCAAAAAGCATTGAAAAATGAAGATATTGGAGTGAAGTATGATATGGGGACTAAGTTATATGAAGAAGGGAAGTATTCAAAAGCTATTCGATTGTTTGAACAAATTGCAACTAGTTATAGAGGGAAACCTCAAGCGCAGAAATTGTTTTATATGTTTTCGCAGTCGTATTATAAAACCAATCAGTTTTATTTAGCAGGTTATCAATTTGAAAGTTTTGTTTCTAGCTATCCTAAAAGTGAAAAAGTAGAAGAAGCCGCTTTTTTAGGAGCTAAAAGTTATTCGAAACTGTCCCCTGTCTATAGTTTAGACCAAACAGATACATATAAAGGAATTGAAAAATTACAAAATTTTATTGATACCTACCCTAATTCAACTTATATGGCTGAGGCTAATGAGTTAGTTAGAAAATTGTCTCAAAAAATTGAAAAAAAGGTATATGAAAATGCCAAAGGATATAATACGATCTCAGATTACAAATCAGCCTTAGTTGCTTTTGATCTTTTTATCAATGATTATCCAGGTACACCATATAAAGAAGATGCTTTGTTTTATAAATTTGATTCGGCTTATAAATTAGGAATTAACAGTGTTTCGGACAAAATGGAAGAGCGTTTGTTAGTGGCTAAAAAAGCTTACGCAAGTTTAATTGATTTTAAAGCAGATACGAAGTATAAAAAAGAGGCTGACGAGATGTTAGCGCGAGTGGAACAAGATTTACAAAAATTTACTAAATAA
- a CDS encoding DNA-directed RNA polymerase subunit omega translates to MDLKKTNAPVNTITYNKTVIEEPTGNVYEAITIMAKRANQINSEIKKELTEKLEEFATYNDSLEEVFENKEQIEVSKFYEKLPKPHALAVQEWLDGKIYHRDSNK, encoded by the coding sequence ATGGATTTAAAAAAGACGAATGCTCCAGTAAATACAATAACTTATAACAAAACAGTTATTGAAGAACCTACTGGGAATGTGTATGAAGCGATAACCATTATGGCTAAAAGAGCAAACCAAATCAACTCTGAAATCAAAAAAGAATTGACTGAAAAACTAGAAGAGTTTGCTACATATAATGACAGTCTTGAAGAAGTTTTTGAAAACAAAGAGCAAATCGAAGTTTCAAAATTCTATGAAAAATTGCCTAAACCACACGCTTTAGCAGTTCAAGAATGGTTAGACGGAAAAATCTATCACAGAGATTCAAACAAATAA